In Cryptococcus deuterogattii R265 chromosome 4, complete sequence, a genomic segment contains:
- a CDS encoding DNA-directed RNA polymerase II subunit RPB11 has protein sequence MNQPNRVDSWLLQDDEKPLTITEDPKLPNASTIVIRRQDHTLGNMLRAQLMLDPTVLFAGYKVPHPLENDILLKIQTDERSNPAEALKRACHELIRQTVHIKAQFQQQAKNIEMGMGPEQGGAPGAAGANGAYDPYGDGFGREGNVVVGGAAREQGQDVYDF, from the exons ATGAATCAGCCTAATAGGGTTGACTCGTGGTTATTacaagatgatgagaagcC ATTAACGATCACGGAGGATCCCAAACTGCCCAACGCTTCCACTATAGTCATACGGCGACAGGATCATACATTGGGAAACATGCTTAGAGC ACAATTAATGCTCGATCCCACTGTCCTATTCGCAGGCTACAAAGTTCCACATCCCCTCGAAAACGACATTCTTCTCAAAATCCAAACTGATGAGCGGTCGAACCCTGCCGAAGCTCTGAAACGTGCATGTCATGAACTGATCCGGCAAACTGTACACATCAAAGCTCAATTCCAACAGCAAGCAAAGAACATCGAGATGGGTATGGGTCCCGAACAAGGAGGCGCTCCTGGTGCAGCAGGCGCGAATGGAGCGTATGATCCGTATGGGGATGGATTCGGGAGAGAGGGCAATGTGGTCGTCGGCGGTGCAGCGAGAGAGCAGGGGCAGGATGTATATGAC